In Deltaproteobacteria bacterium, one genomic interval encodes:
- a CDS encoding DNRLRE domain-containing protein, translated as MYRSFARLSVIAALSLAGPGCAPEVDESDSYEPVQQQVSAYALGSDPALVAVADAKVSSAYPASNYGSGPSLRVRQASSAHRSYVKFEVGELPAGVRAVRLALFVLDASPDGGALFVVPSTWSEGSISWSNAPALPSSAVGSFGPVSEGTWVEVDVTRVVTGRGTYSFAIASHSSNSAYYSSREGAHAPRLVFSSLSMVDAGSAPSLDAGAPSSDHGATPPPPTPDHGVTPPPPSTDQGVSPPPPPPASTGGIGPISLAYRQGGLWLTPAEILQIPTTNASWSSLVTWAGSPMDIVKDLTWTAGGAGSYDCKSTRAMFARAIVGLRTSNQTMLAQLRAELDRVPEAVRQAIDVQKNDDIKWAQRNLPLIAVSANLIDYRPTALRSALHRAVRVYVFPEGVTVEQAALLHLPNKPAHGRWSLMSTAYLNEDFAAVNAVVKAHAKAMGEPTWGGAKTNHVFKLTGLGSGDNWQTLQPGGKSDPIGIMPAGVSYQGHGVGGLYLADQYRATNGPEWPPTYTNYSYEGLGPHIAVAWSADHLGFRNVFALGNYALLRALLFAYSSHDGKQSWPPSGNDVWQVAAVMTWAKPVFGNTLPDSLKPEPGAAVPWPLPVSASGDPGRSMGFMYATHYARLVR; from the coding sequence ATGTACCGATCGTTCGCTAGGCTCTCGGTGATCGCCGCGCTGTCGCTCGCTGGCCCGGGATGCGCACCCGAGGTCGACGAGAGCGACAGCTACGAGCCCGTCCAGCAGCAGGTGAGCGCCTACGCACTGGGCAGCGACCCGGCGCTCGTCGCCGTTGCCGACGCCAAGGTCTCGTCGGCCTACCCGGCAAGCAACTACGGCAGCGGCCCCAGCCTGCGGGTCCGCCAGGCGAGCAGCGCCCATCGCAGCTACGTGAAGTTCGAGGTGGGCGAGCTGCCTGCCGGCGTGCGCGCGGTCCGTCTCGCGCTCTTCGTGCTCGACGCCAGCCCTGACGGGGGAGCGCTCTTCGTGGTGCCGAGCACCTGGTCCGAGGGCTCCATCAGCTGGAGCAACGCCCCAGCGCTCCCATCGAGCGCCGTGGGGAGCTTCGGACCTGTGTCGGAGGGGACCTGGGTCGAGGTGGACGTGACGCGCGTCGTGACGGGGCGGGGCACCTATAGCTTCGCCATCGCCAGCCACTCCTCGAACAGCGCCTACTACAGCAGCCGCGAGGGAGCCCACGCGCCGCGGCTGGTCTTTTCCTCGCTGAGCATGGTGGACGCGGGCTCGGCGCCGAGCCTCGATGCGGGAGCGCCTTCCTCCGATCACGGCGCGACGCCCCCACCTCCGACGCCGGATCACGGCGTGACACCTCCTCCCCCGTCGACGGACCAGGGCGTGTCCCCGCCACCACCGCCACCAGCGTCGACGGGCGGGATCGGGCCGATCTCGCTCGCCTACCGGCAGGGCGGGCTCTGGCTGACTCCTGCGGAGATCCTGCAGATCCCGACCACCAACGCGTCGTGGAGCAGCCTCGTCACCTGGGCGGGCAGCCCGATGGACATCGTCAAGGACCTGACCTGGACCGCGGGCGGGGCCGGCTCCTACGACTGCAAGTCCACGCGAGCCATGTTCGCGCGGGCCATCGTCGGTCTGCGCACGAGCAACCAGACCATGCTCGCGCAGCTCCGCGCCGAGCTCGACCGCGTGCCGGAGGCCGTGCGCCAGGCGATCGACGTGCAGAAGAACGACGACATCAAGTGGGCCCAGCGCAACCTTCCGCTCATCGCCGTCTCGGCGAACCTCATCGACTACCGCCCGACCGCCTTGCGGAGCGCGCTCCATCGGGCCGTGCGTGTCTACGTCTTCCCCGAGGGCGTCACCGTCGAGCAGGCCGCCCTTCTCCACCTGCCGAACAAGCCGGCGCACGGCCGCTGGTCGCTCATGTCCACGGCCTACCTCAACGAGGACTTCGCCGCGGTGAACGCCGTCGTGAAGGCCCACGCCAAGGCGATGGGCGAGCCCACCTGGGGCGGCGCGAAGACCAACCACGTCTTCAAGCTCACCGGCCTGGGCTCGGGCGACAACTGGCAGACGCTCCAGCCGGGCGGCAAGAGCGATCCGATCGGCATCATGCCTGCGGGGGTGAGCTACCAGGGTCACGGCGTGGGTGGGCTCTACCTGGCCGACCAGTACCGCGCGACCAACGGCCCCGAGTGGCCGCCCACCTACACGAACTACAGCTACGAAGGGCTCGGGCCGCACATCGCCGTGGCCTGGTCCGCCGACCACCTGGGCTTCAGGAACGTCTTCGCCCTCGGCAACTACGCCCTGCTACGCGCGCTCCTCTTCGCCTATTCCTCGCACGACGGCAAGCAGAGCTGGCCCCCGTCGGGTAACGACGTCTGGCAGGTGGCCGCGGTGATGACCTGGGCCAAGCCCGTCTTCGGCAACACCCTCCCCGATAGCCTGAAACCCGAGCCCGGCGCGGCCGTCCCCTGGCCGCTCCCCGTGAGCGCCTCCGGCGATCCCGGCCGCAGCATGGGCTTCATGTACGCCACGCACTACGCGCGGCTCGTCCGGTAG
- a CDS encoding hydrogenase, which translates to MTAPFRTVANGDVLPRAELPRLELGAFREAVLGARSRGRRVSALFGVPEAAGLALYAVLADDDAGLLECASAALTEDAFPSMTPECHEVHLFERELAEQWGVVPTGHPWLKPVRFHPSYRPGHDAWDRTREAAPVVGVTDFFRVEGEEIHEVAVGPVHAGVIEPGHFRFQCHGEHVYHLEISLGYQHRGLERKLVGGPEKRTIHYMETLAGDTSVGHATAYCQLLEALGGRRATPRAYALRGIALELERLANHTGDLGALAGDVGFLPTASYCGRLRGDFLNMTALLCGSRFGRGLVRPGGVAFDVDDARTAELGRRLEAAARDVRNAAQLLWGAPTVMARFEDTGHVTAELAAKLGLVGPAARASGLRRDVRKTHPTGIFQLVHIPLSVAESGDVFARAYVRWLEIERSIDYVRSQLRELPAGAARRECPALAPECLAVSLVEGWRGEICHVALTDELGRFAAYKVIDPSFHNWTGLAMALRDQQISDFPLCNKSFNLSYCGHDL; encoded by the coding sequence ATGACCGCCCCCTTCCGGACCGTGGCCAACGGCGACGTCCTACCTCGGGCGGAACTTCCACGCCTCGAGCTCGGCGCCTTTCGCGAGGCGGTGCTCGGTGCTCGGAGTCGCGGCCGCCGCGTGAGCGCGCTTTTCGGGGTGCCTGAGGCAGCTGGGCTCGCCCTCTATGCGGTGCTCGCGGACGACGACGCCGGACTGCTCGAGTGCGCCTCGGCCGCGCTCACCGAGGACGCCTTTCCGTCCATGACGCCCGAGTGCCACGAGGTGCACCTCTTCGAGCGCGAGCTCGCCGAGCAGTGGGGCGTGGTGCCGACGGGGCATCCGTGGCTCAAGCCGGTGCGCTTCCACCCGAGCTACCGTCCGGGGCACGACGCCTGGGACCGCACTCGCGAGGCCGCTCCCGTCGTCGGCGTGACGGACTTCTTCCGGGTGGAAGGGGAGGAGATCCACGAGGTGGCGGTCGGCCCGGTGCACGCCGGCGTGATCGAGCCCGGGCACTTCCGCTTCCAGTGCCACGGCGAGCACGTCTACCACCTCGAGATCTCGCTCGGGTATCAGCATCGTGGCCTCGAGCGCAAGCTCGTGGGCGGCCCCGAGAAGCGAACCATCCATTACATGGAGACGCTCGCCGGCGACACGAGCGTCGGCCACGCGACGGCGTACTGCCAGCTCCTCGAGGCGCTCGGCGGGCGGCGCGCCACCCCGCGGGCCTACGCGCTCCGCGGGATCGCCCTCGAGCTCGAGCGGCTCGCGAATCACACGGGCGATCTCGGCGCGCTGGCGGGCGACGTGGGGTTCTTGCCCACCGCTTCGTACTGCGGTCGCCTGCGGGGCGACTTCCTCAACATGACGGCTCTCCTGTGCGGCAGCCGCTTCGGGCGCGGCCTCGTTCGCCCGGGTGGGGTGGCCTTCGACGTGGACGACGCGCGCACCGCCGAGCTCGGGAGGCGGCTCGAGGCGGCGGCTCGCGATGTCCGGAACGCGGCGCAGCTCCTCTGGGGAGCGCCCACGGTGATGGCGCGCTTCGAGGATACGGGCCACGTGACGGCGGAGCTCGCCGCAAAGCTGGGGCTCGTCGGGCCCGCGGCGCGTGCGAGCGGCTTGCGGCGAGACGTGCGCAAGACGCACCCGACGGGGATCTTCCAGCTGGTGCATATCCCGCTCTCGGTGGCCGAATCCGGCGACGTCTTCGCCCGCGCGTACGTGCGGTGGCTCGAAATAGAACGATCGATCGATTACGTGCGCTCCCAGCTGCGCGAGCTGCCGGCAGGCGCGGCACGGCGGGAATGCCCGGCCCTGGCGCCAGAGTGCCTCGCGGTCTCGCTGGTCGAGGGGTGGCGGGGCGAGATCTGCCACGTTGCGTTGACGGACGAGCTCGGCCGGTTCGCCGCCTACAAGGTAATAGATCCTTCGTTCCATAACTGGACCGGGCTCGCCATGGCGCTCCGGGACCAGCAGATCTCGGACTTCCCGCTCTGCAACAAGAGCTTCAACTTGTCGTACTGCGGACACGACCTCTAG
- a CDS encoding 4Fe-4S dicluster domain-containing protein: MWRILFSRLKQGHRTAAYPVAAPALPDRLRGHPVVDPTRCPSGCQACVEACPTDAVRVDDQGLGLDLGRCLFCQECVSACPEGAIRYTTEHRMAARRREELVLRGAVLERAQALDAKMLRLFRRSLKLRQVSAGGCNACEADVNVLSTVVFDLGRFGIQVVASPRHADGLLITGPVTENMKLALQKTYDAVPPPKIVIAVGACAISGGPYAGHAEQHDGAGAVVPVDLFIPGCPPHPLTILDGLLALLDRLGPKRVAGAATSGSAMDTP, encoded by the coding sequence ATGTGGCGCATCCTTTTCAGTCGCCTGAAGCAGGGCCACCGCACGGCGGCCTACCCCGTCGCGGCGCCGGCGCTCCCCGACCGCCTTCGCGGACATCCCGTCGTCGATCCGACCCGCTGTCCCAGTGGTTGCCAAGCCTGCGTGGAAGCCTGCCCGACCGACGCGGTGCGCGTCGACGACCAGGGGCTGGGGCTCGACCTCGGCCGCTGTCTCTTCTGCCAGGAGTGCGTGAGCGCGTGCCCGGAAGGAGCGATCCGTTACACGACCGAGCATCGGATGGCCGCGCGGCGGCGCGAGGAGCTCGTCCTGCGCGGGGCCGTGCTCGAGCGGGCCCAGGCCCTCGACGCCAAGATGCTCCGCCTCTTTCGCCGTTCGCTGAAGCTCCGGCAGGTGAGTGCGGGGGGCTGTAACGCCTGCGAGGCGGACGTCAACGTGCTCAGCACCGTCGTCTTCGACCTCGGGCGCTTTGGCATCCAGGTCGTGGCCTCGCCCCGCCACGCCGACGGGCTGCTCATCACCGGTCCGGTCACCGAGAACATGAAGCTCGCCCTGCAGAAGACCTACGACGCGGTGCCCCCCCCGAAGATCGTCATCGCGGTCGGCGCCTGTGCCATCTCCGGAGGCCCCTACGCGGGGCACGCGGAGCAGCACGATGGCGCGGGCGCGGTGGTCCCGGTGGACCTCTTCATCCCCGGCTGCCCGCCCCATCCGCTCACGATCCTGGATGGCCTCTTGGCGCTGCTCGACCGGCTCGGGCCCAAACGCGTGGCGGGCGCCGCGACGTCGGGATCGGCCATGGACACCCCCTGA
- a CDS encoding hydrogenase, with the protein MAIALFLAPLLFALAAFVVPSPRVRPWLVPLGAAVHLGLTIVALRGVGPISAFDGWIVLDKLGRVALPLVSTLFFACSLYVPTYLGLRAERPNRLFCGALLAFLSMMTLITISHHMGLMWVALEANTLASAPLLLFNQNARSLEATWKYLVVGGVGIALALLGSFFLAYAALHAGLRGSLLIDDLVQQAPMLSRPWLHTAFIVLFVGYGTKMGLAPMHTWKPDAYGEAPGLVGALLAGGLTTCAFLALLRFYQVCSAAGEGAFARELMVVIGLLSMAVAGVFMARQRDYKRMLAYSSVEHMGILVLGIGIGGLAAFGAMLHLVNNALTKGVMFIAAANIHRAYGTKTTDTVGGALRRVPASAALFLAGFFAVTGSPPFGPFLSEFTILRGAFAAGRYGVAAAFLGLLFVVFVGMGGTVLAVVQGTPREDLPDTGFRDSIGTVGPALILLIAVVVLGVWVPPGLDAALRDAANLVETGR; encoded by the coding sequence ATGGCCATCGCGCTCTTCCTCGCACCGCTGCTCTTCGCGCTGGCCGCGTTCGTCGTGCCGTCGCCCCGCGTCCGGCCGTGGCTCGTGCCCCTCGGCGCCGCCGTCCACCTCGGGCTCACGATCGTGGCGCTGCGCGGAGTCGGCCCCATCTCCGCCTTCGACGGCTGGATCGTCCTCGACAAGCTCGGCCGCGTGGCGCTGCCCCTCGTGTCCACGCTGTTCTTCGCCTGCTCGCTCTACGTGCCGACCTACCTGGGTCTGCGCGCCGAGCGTCCCAATAGGCTCTTCTGCGGCGCGCTGCTCGCCTTCCTCTCGATGATGACGCTCATCACCATCTCGCACCACATGGGGCTCATGTGGGTGGCGCTGGAGGCCAATACGCTCGCCTCGGCGCCGCTTCTCCTCTTCAACCAGAACGCGCGCTCGCTCGAGGCGACCTGGAAGTATCTCGTCGTCGGTGGCGTCGGCATCGCGCTCGCGCTGCTCGGGTCGTTCTTCCTCGCCTACGCGGCGCTTCACGCGGGTCTACGCGGCTCGCTGCTCATCGACGATCTGGTGCAGCAGGCGCCGATGCTCTCGCGGCCGTGGCTCCACACCGCGTTCATCGTGCTCTTCGTCGGGTACGGCACGAAGATGGGGCTCGCGCCCATGCACACCTGGAAGCCGGACGCGTACGGCGAGGCGCCCGGGCTCGTGGGAGCGCTCCTCGCCGGTGGCCTGACCACCTGCGCGTTCCTCGCCCTTCTGCGCTTCTACCAGGTCTGCTCGGCTGCCGGCGAGGGCGCCTTCGCTCGCGAGCTGATGGTGGTGATCGGCCTCCTCTCCATGGCCGTGGCGGGGGTCTTCATGGCGCGACAGCGCGACTACAAGCGGATGCTCGCCTACTCGAGCGTGGAGCACATGGGCATCCTGGTGCTGGGCATCGGGATCGGCGGACTCGCCGCGTTTGGCGCCATGCTCCACCTCGTGAACAACGCCCTGACGAAGGGGGTGATGTTCATCGCGGCGGCGAACATCCATCGGGCCTACGGCACCAAGACGACCGACACGGTGGGGGGGGCGCTGCGCCGCGTTCCGGCGTCGGCCGCGCTCTTTCTCGCCGGCTTCTTCGCGGTGACGGGCTCGCCCCCCTTCGGCCCCTTCTTGAGCGAGTTCACCATTCTCAGGGGAGCCTTCGCCGCCGGGCGCTACGGCGTCGCTGCGGCCTTTCTGGGGCTGCTCTTCGTCGTCTTCGTGGGGATGGGTGGCACCGTGCTAGCGGTGGTGCAGGGGACGCCGCGCGAGGACCTGCCCGACACGGGCTTTCGCGACAGCATCGGCACCGTGGGTCCCGCGCTGATCCTGCTCATCGCGGTGGTGGTCCTCGGCGTCTGGGTGCCTCCGGGCCTGGACGCGGCGCTCAGGGACGCCGCGAACCTGGTGGAGACGGGACGATGA
- a CDS encoding tetratricopeptide repeat protein → MRCAFHQGTPSGPTTRSPRVRSSLLVPLLAILALATSVQGQARADSAARARRHHQEGVSFFQAGRLREALEAFKAGYALSSRPEFLLNLAQCHRALGQPKEAISHLETFLRKAPAHPLRRAVEQTLAQLRQATGSSEGESAPPAKPGPSERAPVEPAPSRQPVVKTPTAPRLAQPSPTPLTHPPVAPAPPRRRSTAWKWIVGFGGAVLVVGAGVTAVYFGTRGNPPASLGTLHLPRP, encoded by the coding sequence ATGCGCTGCGCCTTCCACCAAGGAACTCCGAGCGGGCCGACGACCCGAAGCCCGCGGGTCAGGTCATCGCTGCTCGTCCCGCTGCTCGCCATCTTGGCCCTGGCCACGAGCGTTCAAGGCCAGGCTCGCGCCGACTCGGCCGCTCGCGCGCGACGGCACCATCAAGAGGGCGTGAGCTTCTTTCAGGCGGGAAGGCTCCGGGAGGCCCTCGAGGCGTTCAAGGCCGGCTACGCGTTGAGCTCGCGTCCGGAGTTCTTGCTCAACCTCGCGCAGTGCCACCGCGCGCTCGGCCAGCCGAAGGAGGCGATCAGCCACCTCGAGACCTTCCTGCGCAAGGCTCCGGCGCACCCCCTCCGCCGCGCCGTCGAGCAAACGCTCGCCCAGCTCAGACAAGCGACCGGTTCCTCCGAGGGGGAGTCAGCCCCTCCTGCGAAGCCTGGCCCGAGCGAGCGGGCCCCCGTCGAGCCAGCTCCATCGAGGCAGCCCGTGGTGAAGACGCCCACGGCTCCCCGCCTGGCGCAGCCCTCACCGACTCCGCTCACGCATCCTCCCGTCGCGCCTGCGCCGCCCCGGCGCCGCTCCACCGCCTGGAAATGGATCGTGGGCTTCGGCGGCGCCGTGCTCGTGGTCGGCGCGGGCGTGACGGCCGTGTACTTCGGCACGCGAGGCAACCCACCGGCGAGCCTCGGCACGCTGCACTTGCCGCGGCCCTGA
- a CDS encoding hydrogenase: MFAAVDPLLVSILMLNFLVLGTSRLRSAINASAMQGALLGALTVFVHGSFSARPLVVGAAAIAIKGLLIPAMLHRALRDIAIRREIEPYVSFVTSLVLGAVATGAAVLFADRLPLAAEHQDVLLVPASLATVLTGFLIMSTRREAITQVVGYLVLENGIFIMGLTLHDAMPSLVEVGVLLDLLVAIFVIGVVINHISREFASLDVARLDTLKE, from the coding sequence ATGTTTGCTGCGGTCGATCCCCTCCTGGTCTCGATCCTGATGCTGAATTTCCTCGTCCTCGGGACGAGCCGCCTGCGCTCGGCGATCAACGCCTCGGCGATGCAGGGGGCGCTGCTGGGAGCGCTCACGGTCTTCGTGCACGGCAGCTTCTCCGCGCGCCCGCTCGTCGTTGGTGCGGCCGCGATCGCGATCAAAGGCCTGCTCATTCCGGCGATGCTTCATCGCGCGCTGCGGGACATCGCGATCCGGCGGGAGATCGAGCCCTACGTCAGCTTCGTGACCTCGCTCGTCCTCGGGGCCGTGGCGACCGGAGCGGCGGTCCTCTTCGCCGACCGGCTGCCCCTGGCTGCCGAACATCAGGACGTGCTCCTCGTGCCGGCGTCGCTCGCCACCGTGCTCACCGGCTTTCTGATCATGTCCACGCGGCGCGAGGCCATCACGCAGGTCGTGGGCTACCTGGTGCTCGAGAACGGCATCTTCATCATGGGGCTGACCCTCCACGACGCTATGCCGTCGCTCGTCGAGGTCGGCGTGCTGCTCGACCTGCTCGTCGCGATCTTCGTCATCGGGGTCGTGATCAACCACATCAGCCGCGAGTTCGCCTCGCTCGACGTGGCGCGGCTCGACACGCTGAAGGAATGA
- a CDS encoding NADH-quinone oxidoreductase subunit H, translated as MTVAYLHLAIHLALVFLLPPLSLGVINKTKALFAGRVGPPLLQPYYDMAKLFRKGTVLSQTTTWVFLAGPAVGLVTTILAALLIPLGGHHAPIAFDGDFVLFAYALGLGRFFTIAAALDTGSAFEGMGGAREATFSCLAEPAVFFGFLVLARASGSYSLSGMLGPTVATTWSSAGAALGAVVVSWFVVLLAENSRIPFDDPNTHLELTMIHEVMVLDHSGPPFGMILYGAAMKLFVFGAMVLGVAMPLGGMDPWASWGVFVAATLLLAIAIGVVESIMARLRLPQVPSLLVAACLISAFGAVLLVR; from the coding sequence ATGACCGTGGCCTACCTGCACCTCGCCATCCATCTCGCGCTCGTCTTCCTGCTTCCGCCGCTCTCCCTCGGCGTGATCAACAAGACCAAGGCCCTCTTTGCAGGACGCGTGGGACCGCCGCTCCTTCAGCCCTACTACGACATGGCCAAGCTCTTCCGCAAGGGCACGGTGCTCAGCCAGACGACCACCTGGGTCTTTCTCGCCGGGCCCGCCGTCGGGCTCGTGACGACCATCCTGGCGGCGCTCCTCATCCCGCTCGGTGGGCATCACGCGCCGATCGCCTTCGACGGAGACTTCGTCCTCTTCGCCTACGCGCTCGGGCTCGGCCGCTTCTTCACCATCGCCGCGGCCCTCGACACCGGCTCCGCCTTCGAAGGGATGGGGGGCGCGCGTGAGGCCACCTTCTCCTGCCTCGCCGAGCCGGCGGTCTTCTTCGGGTTCCTCGTGCTGGCTCGCGCCTCGGGCTCCTATTCCCTCTCGGGGATGCTCGGCCCGACAGTGGCCACGACCTGGTCGAGCGCGGGCGCCGCGCTGGGGGCGGTGGTGGTGAGCTGGTTCGTGGTCCTCCTCGCCGAGAACAGCCGCATCCCTTTCGACGACCCGAACACGCACCTCGAGCTCACGATGATCCACGAGGTCATGGTGCTCGACCACAGCGGCCCCCCCTTCGGCATGATCCTCTACGGGGCGGCGATGAAGCTCTTCGTCTTCGGCGCGATGGTCCTCGGCGTCGCCATGCCGCTCGGGGGAATGGACCCCTGGGCCTCGTGGGGCGTCTTCGTGGCCGCGACCCTGCTCCTGGCCATCGCCATCGGTGTCGTCGAGTCGATCATGGCGCGCTTGCGGTTGCCGCAAGTGCCGAGTCTTCTCGTCGCCGCGTGCCTGATCTCGGCCTTCGGCGCGGTTCTACTGGTGAGGTGA
- a CDS encoding sigma 54-dependent Fis family transcriptional regulator yields the protein MSSDTRTRSLGLPSLLPRLTEGRVRILDGADGGRRLVIDKEPRVLGSAPACDLRLPDDRVSHRHCEVRLGARGFLVRDLGSRNGTYFEGARVNEIAVPAGAILQLGHTHVVLEAPGETTNLDPSSRERFGRLVGQSVPMRRAFALLERAAAADVTVLLQGETGTGKELAARALHDESARRGGPFEVFDGGVVSTALLPSRLFGHLKGAFTGATEDHAGVFERADGGTVFLDEIGELPLEVQATLLRVCEARTVTPLGSAVARPVDVRLVAATNRDLASEVLRGTFRRDLYYRLQVLPIRLPPLRTRRADLPELCTELLQDLGLTDPGPIDGPVLAQLQSHPFPGNVRELRNVLERAVVRAGRGARFCDLVLELGPAEPGDAGGAGGARFQDLKQETINRFECDYLSRLLEEHGGNIRQASAASGLERTQLKRLLRKHGLI from the coding sequence ATGTCGTCGGACACTCGGACCAGGAGCCTGGGCCTCCCGTCGCTTCTGCCGCGGCTGACCGAAGGTCGCGTCCGGATCCTCGACGGCGCCGACGGCGGTCGGCGGCTCGTGATCGACAAGGAACCGCGGGTGCTCGGGAGCGCGCCCGCGTGCGACCTCAGGCTCCCCGACGATCGCGTCTCCCACCGGCACTGCGAGGTCCGGCTCGGCGCGCGCGGCTTCCTGGTGCGCGACCTCGGCAGTCGAAACGGCACGTACTTCGAAGGGGCACGCGTGAACGAGATCGCCGTGCCGGCGGGGGCGATCCTCCAGCTCGGGCACACCCACGTCGTGCTCGAAGCGCCGGGAGAGACGACCAACCTCGACCCGAGCTCGCGCGAGCGCTTCGGCCGACTCGTTGGGCAGAGCGTCCCCATGCGGCGGGCCTTCGCGTTGCTCGAGCGCGCCGCGGCCGCGGACGTGACGGTGCTCCTCCAGGGCGAGACCGGCACGGGCAAGGAGCTCGCCGCCCGCGCGCTGCACGACGAGAGTGCGCGTCGTGGCGGCCCCTTCGAGGTCTTCGACGGCGGCGTGGTCAGCACGGCCCTTCTACCGAGTCGACTCTTTGGCCACCTGAAGGGCGCTTTCACCGGCGCGACCGAGGACCACGCGGGCGTCTTCGAGCGCGCGGACGGGGGGACGGTCTTCCTCGACGAGATCGGCGAGCTTCCCCTCGAGGTCCAGGCCACCCTGCTGCGCGTTTGCGAGGCTCGAACCGTGACGCCTCTCGGCTCGGCGGTCGCGCGACCGGTGGACGTGCGGCTCGTCGCCGCGACGAACCGAGACCTCGCCTCGGAGGTGCTGCGCGGGACCTTCCGGCGGGACCTCTACTACCGCCTGCAGGTGCTGCCCATCCGGCTGCCGCCGCTGCGCACGCGGCGGGCCGATCTGCCAGAGCTCTGCACGGAGTTGCTTCAGGACCTGGGTCTGACGGACCCCGGGCCGATCGACGGTCCGGTGCTCGCGCAGCTCCAGTCGCACCCCTTCCCGGGAAACGTGCGGGAGCTCCGCAACGTCCTCGAGCGGGCGGTGGTGCGCGCCGGGCGAGGCGCGCGCTTCTGCGACCTCGTGCTCGAGCTCGGCCCAGCGGAGCCGGGCGATGCGGGCGGGGCCGGAGGCGCGCGCTTTCAGGATCTGAAGCAGGAGACGATCAACCGGTTCGAGTGCGACTACCTCTCGCGGCTGCTCGAGGAGCACGGAGGCAACATCCGGCAGGCCTCGGCCGCCTCGGGGCTCGAGCGCACCCAGCTCAAGCGGCTCCTGCGCAAGCACGGCCTCATCTGA
- a CDS encoding carbohydrate binding domain-containing protein — translation MKASRARALFLYELIILPLAGYSGGCGDARGLWLELSSTIIPLERLTFTVIGTKAALVRQVPIPEDGSAPVLPGRVLLDGGDRRERVRLLAYGWRGATLVAFGGRELELLPGLDATVPLELGAPLADADGDLVPDRWDGCPKVADPAQQDQNADGKTDACDAPVGPGACPGNLAANGDFETDVSGWWSNGGEITRVEGGLTGKFAGRTCKLPSGSPKLFTISDSPDTVKSPRQGETYRVEAWVRSPAGPQEVVPVMRERSPSGNHVGQSKAQGLLAGPTWGKVSTTYTILEAGSAGLEVYFSARDAPDGRCFDLDAVCVVRGP, via the coding sequence ATGAAGGCCTCGCGGGCGCGGGCCCTATTTCTCTATGAGCTTATTATCCTCCCGTTAGCCGGCTATTCGGGCGGCTGCGGCGACGCGCGCGGTCTCTGGCTAGAGCTCTCGAGCACCATTATCCCGCTCGAACGCCTGACCTTTACCGTAATAGGCACGAAGGCCGCGTTGGTTCGCCAGGTGCCGATCCCCGAGGACGGCAGCGCCCCCGTCTTGCCCGGCCGGGTGCTGCTCGACGGCGGCGACCGTCGGGAGAGGGTCCGCCTCCTCGCCTACGGTTGGCGCGGCGCCACCCTCGTGGCCTTCGGCGGCCGCGAGCTGGAGCTTCTACCGGGCCTCGATGCGACGGTCCCGCTCGAGCTCGGCGCGCCGCTCGCCGACGCCGACGGCGATCTCGTCCCGGACCGCTGGGATGGCTGTCCCAAGGTGGCCGATCCAGCGCAGCAGGACCAGAACGCCGACGGCAAGACGGACGCCTGCGACGCACCCGTCGGGCCGGGGGCCTGCCCCGGCAACCTCGCCGCGAACGGCGACTTCGAAACCGACGTCTCCGGCTGGTGGTCGAACGGCGGCGAGATCACGCGCGTCGAGGGCGGCCTGACCGGAAAGTTCGCGGGCCGGACCTGCAAGCTCCCCTCGGGTTCCCCGAAGCTCTTCACCATCTCGGACAGCCCGGACACGGTGAAGAGCCCCCGGCAGGGCGAAACCTATCGCGTGGAGGCCTGGGTGCGCTCGCCGGCGGGCCCGCAGGAGGTCGTGCCGGTCATGAGGGAGCGGTCCCCCTCGGGCAACCACGTCGGCCAGAGCAAGGCGCAGGGGCTGCTCGCCGGCCCGACCTGGGGCAAGGTCTCGACGACCTACACGATCCTGGAAGCCGGGTCGGCCGGGCTCGAGGTCTACTTCAGCGCGCGCGATGCCCCCGACGGCCGCTGCTTCGACCTGGACGCGGTGTGCGTCGTGCGCGGCCCGTGA